The Actinobacillus succinogenes 130Z region ACCAGTGCGGAAAAACCGCCGATAAAGGATACGCCGATAGCTTTTGCCGCGCGATCCAGCGTTTGGGCGACGGATACATAAGAATCCGCTTTAGTCGCCGCCGCAATTTGCGCGATAGGCGTGACGGAAATCCGTTGATTGACAATGGGTACGCCGTATTTGGCGGAAAGGATGTTGGCGGTTTCAACCAGATCTTTACCGACGGTAGTGATTTTTCGGTAAATATTTCGATTTAATTCGTCAATATCGCAACTGATACAGTCGTGCAGATCGATCCCGACGGTAATGGTTCGTACGTCGAAATTTTGATCCGCCACCATACGGATGGTTTCGAGAATTTCATTGGATTGAATACTCATTTTTTACCTCTAAATGCGGTGCATGGCGCTGAAGATTTCTTCATTCTGCAGACGAATGTCAAGTGCGAGATTTTTACTTTCCCGGGTGAATATTTCCGCCAGTTCGGAAAAGGATTTCGGACATTTCGCCGTATCCGCCAGAATAATCATAGTGAAATAATCGTCCATTAACTGTTGACTGATGTTCATGATGTTGATTCGGTTTTCCGCCAGAATCTTTGCAACATCGTAAACGATACCGATGCGGTCTTTACCGATCACCGTAATCACTGAATTTGACATGATAATATCCTTATTAAGAATTGAATTCGGAACAAGAGTATAGCAAATTTTTAATTTCGTAAGAAAGCCGGGCGATTGTTAAAGTGCGGTAAAAAATTTGTATGTTTCGATCTCGATCTTAGGTGCGTTTCAGCGTATAATATGCGCCAGTTTTTCCGCGGCGAAAAGTTGTATGTCCGGAATCCAGCGAGAATAATCACTTAAAAAAACAATTGACGGAGTAATCAATGTCTAGAAGATTAAGAAGAACGAAAATCGTATGTACGATGGGACCTGCGACCGACAAAGGCAACAACCTTGAAAAAATCATTGCCGCAGGTGCAAACGTAGTACGTATGAACTTCTCCCACGGAACGCCGGAAGATCATATCGCCCGTGCCGATAAAGTACGAGAAATTGCGAAAAAATTAGGCAAACACGTCGCAATCTTGGGTGATTTACAAGGCCCTAAAATCCGGGTTTCCACTTTCAAAGAAGGCAAAATTTTCTTAAGTATCGGTGATAAATTTATTTTAGATGCGGATTTACCGAAAGGTGAAGGTAATCAGGAAGCGGTCGGATTGGATTACAAAACTTTACCGCAGGATGTCGTGCCGGGCGATATTTTATTGTTAGACGACGGACGCGTTCAGTTAAAAGTATTATCTACGGACGGCGCGAAAGTGTTTACCGAAGTAACGGTAGGCGGTCCTTTGTCAAACAACAAAGGTATCAATAAATTAGGCGGCGGTTTATCGGCGGACGCATTAACCGAGAAAGATAAAGCGGATATCGTTACCGCGGCACGTATCGGCGTAGATTATCTGGCGGTGTCTTTCCCGCGTTCAAGCGCAGACTTAAATTATGCCCGCGAATTGGCGGAAGCCGCCGGCTTAGATGCAAAAATCGTAGCGAAAGTAGAACGTGCGGAAACCGTGGCGACTGACGAAGCTATGGACGATATTATCTTAGCGTCGGACGTTATCATGGTTGCCCGCGGTGACTTGGGGGTGGAAATCGGTGACCCGGAATTAGTGGGCGTTCAGAAAAAATTAATCCGTCGTTCACGTCAGTTAAACCGAGTGG contains the following coding sequences:
- a CDS encoding ACT domain-containing protein produces the protein MSNSVITVIGKDRIGIVYDVAKILAENRINIMNISQQLMDDYFTMIILADTAKCPKSFSELAEIFTRESKNLALDIRLQNEEIFSAMHRI
- the pyk gene encoding pyruvate kinase, which produces MSRRLRRTKIVCTMGPATDKGNNLEKIIAAGANVVRMNFSHGTPEDHIARADKVREIAKKLGKHVAILGDLQGPKIRVSTFKEGKIFLSIGDKFILDADLPKGEGNQEAVGLDYKTLPQDVVPGDILLLDDGRVQLKVLSTDGAKVFTEVTVGGPLSNNKGINKLGGGLSADALTEKDKADIVTAARIGVDYLAVSFPRSSADLNYARELAEAAGLDAKIVAKVERAETVATDEAMDDIILASDVIMVARGDLGVEIGDPELVGVQKKLIRRSRQLNRVVITATQMMESMISNPMPTRAEVMDVANAVLDGTDAVMLSAETAAGQYPSETVAAMAKVALGAEKMPSINVSKHRMDGQFATIEESVAMSSMYAANHMKGVAAIITLTNSGRTARLMSRISSGLPIFALSRNESTLNLCALYRGVTPILFEQESRTVHSAKAAVNLLKEKGFLVSGDLVLLTQGDALGTSTNVCRTLIVE